The Primulina tabacum isolate GXHZ01 chromosome 16, ASM2559414v2, whole genome shotgun sequence genome window below encodes:
- the LOC142529837 gene encoding myb-related protein 306-like: MGRPPCCFKIGVKKGPWTPEEDIILVSYIQEHGPGNWRAVPTNTGLLRCSKSCRLRWTNYLRPGIKRGNFTEHEEKTIVHLQALLGNRWAAIASYLPLRTDNDIKNYWNTHLRKKLGKIQGEDENGESDKNGKSSSSHSITKGQWERRLQTDIHMAKQALCEALSLDKSGTNSSTGLNLFPKPLSIDRSDSNSSIDSKLFENSPQAYEQPIQTSTYASSAENIARWLKDWMKKSPKSSSESTSFNNPSMGSSFSPSEGTFISLNSTNSDVSQSISVEDEAKFKTANFTPETAVIRDQVRPNLENQMPFSLLEKWLLDDAAAQGQDGDFMDIAAFREAADLF; the protein is encoded by the exons ATGGGGAGGCCACCTTGTTGTTTCAAAATTGGCGTGAAGAAAGGGCCCTGGACTCCTGAAGAAGACATCATTTTAGTTTCTTATATTCAAGAACATGGCCCCGGAAATTGGAGAGCTGTTCCCACCAATACAG GGTTGCTCAGATGCAGCAAGAGTTGCCGGCTCAGGTGGACGAATTACCTCCGGCCGGGCATCAAACGTGGCAACTTCACCGAACATGAAGAAAAGACGATCGTTCATCTTCAAGCCCTTCTTGGAAATCG GTGGGCTGCTATAGCTTCATACCTTCCCCTGAGAACTGACAATGACATCAAGAACTATTGGAACACTCACTTAAGGAAGAAACTAGGAAAGATTCAAGGAGAAGATGAAAATGGGGAAAGTGACAAAAATGGGAAGTCATCGAGTTCTCATTCGATCACAAAGGGCCAGTGGGAGAGGAGGCTTCAAACAGACATTCACATGGCTAAACAAGCCTTGTGTGAGGCTCTTTCACTCGATAAATCCGGCACCAATTCGTCCACTGGTTTAAATCTCTTCCCTAAGCCTCTGTCCATCGATAGATCGGATTCGAATTCATCGATTGACTCGAAGCTTTTCGAAAACTCTCCCCAAGCCTATGAACAGCCGATCCAAACATCCACATATGCATCAAGCGCCGAGAACATAGCTCGTTGGCTCAAAGATTGGATGAAGAAATCCCCTAAGTCCTCATCTGAGAGTACTTCCTTTAACAATCCCTCAATGGGGTCTAGTTTCAGCCCGAGTGAAGGGACTTTCATCAGCTTGAACTCCACGAATTCCGATGTTTCGCAATCGATTTCGGTGGAGGATGAAGCCAAGTTCAAGACCGCTAACTTCACTCCTGAAACTGCGGTGATCAGAGATCAGGTTAGGCCCAACTTGGAGAATCAAATGCCATTTAGTTTACTGGAAAAATGGCTCCTAGATGATGCAGCTGCACAAGGTCAGGATGGGGACTTCATGGACATAGCGGCCTTTAGGGAAGCTGCTGATTTGTTCTGA